The Saccharothrix variisporea genome has a segment encoding these proteins:
- a CDS encoding GAF and ANTAR domain-containing protein translates to MADHAAAGPDLATHLTGIARMLQGQNGEQETMDAIVRSAVGTVPGAEHAGIMTVLGRQEVRTVATTGELPCAVDQAQFDVGEGPCLRALFDEKVVSVPDLARDPRWPAFAARAVQLDVGSMLSFQLFVQDDDLGALNLYAARTHAFDEESEHVGGLFAGHAAIALATAQQRDHLGEAVRTRDLIGQAKGILMERHKLTADQAFAVLARASQLTNTKLRDIAERLTQTGELPARPGD, encoded by the coding sequence ATGGCCGACCACGCGGCAGCCGGTCCGGATCTGGCCACCCACCTGACCGGGATCGCGCGCATGCTCCAGGGCCAGAACGGTGAGCAGGAGACGATGGACGCGATCGTGCGGTCGGCCGTCGGCACCGTGCCCGGGGCCGAGCACGCGGGCATCATGACGGTGCTGGGCAGGCAGGAGGTCCGGACCGTCGCCACCACCGGTGAGCTGCCGTGCGCGGTGGACCAGGCGCAGTTCGACGTCGGCGAGGGGCCGTGCCTGCGGGCGTTGTTCGACGAGAAGGTCGTGTCGGTGCCCGACCTCGCCCGGGACCCGCGCTGGCCTGCGTTCGCGGCGCGGGCGGTGCAGCTCGACGTGGGGAGCATGTTGTCGTTCCAGCTGTTCGTGCAGGACGACGACCTGGGCGCGCTCAACCTCTACGCCGCGCGGACGCACGCGTTCGACGAGGAGTCCGAGCACGTGGGCGGGCTGTTCGCCGGTCACGCCGCGATCGCGCTGGCCACCGCCCAGCAGCGCGACCACCTGGGTGAGGCGGTGCGCACGCGGGACCTGATCGGGCAGGCCAAGGGCATCCTGATGGAACGCCACAAGCTGACCGCCGACCAGGCGTTCGCGGTGCTGGCGCGGGCCAGCCAGCTCACCAACACCAAGTTGCGGGACATCGCCGAACGGCTCACCCAGACCGGTGAACTGCCTGCCCGACCGGGTGACTGA
- a CDS encoding STAS domain-containing protein: MTNIAEQQPTHLVRTDTSPDGVAVAAVVGVVDMASYQELASALGALAESRPTGLVLDLRGVAFLGSIGIAVLVNTQHAARRLGVAFAVVADNRSVLRPLLAARVEQVLPVHPGLDEALAAVRLATT; encoded by the coding sequence ATGACGAACATCGCCGAACAGCAGCCGACCCACCTCGTCCGCACGGACACGTCGCCGGACGGCGTCGCGGTGGCGGCGGTCGTCGGCGTGGTGGACATGGCGTCCTACCAGGAGTTGGCGAGCGCCCTCGGCGCGCTGGCGGAGAGCCGCCCGACGGGGCTGGTGCTCGACCTGCGCGGGGTGGCGTTCCTGGGCTCGATCGGCATCGCGGTGCTGGTCAACACCCAGCACGCGGCCCGGCGGCTCGGGGTCGCGTTCGCGGTGGTCGCGGACAACCGGAGCGTGCTGCGCCCGCTGCTGGCGGCTCGGGTCGAGCAGGTCCTGCCGGTGCACCCCGGCCTGGACGAGGCCCTGGCCGCCGTCCGGCTCGCCACGACCTGA
- a CDS encoding ArsR/SmtB family transcription factor, which produces MRSIPQPAPASLTLTTVLHALGDPVRLELVRRAQATPESTCDALAEGLDVPVPTLSDHWRILREAGVITITADGRHRRARVRAEDLDDRFPGLLAAVLRPGEPR; this is translated from the coding sequence GTGCGCTCGATCCCGCAGCCCGCACCGGCGTCCCTGACCCTCACGACGGTCCTGCACGCCCTGGGCGACCCGGTCCGCCTGGAGCTGGTCCGCCGCGCCCAGGCCACCCCGGAGTCGACGTGCGACGCCCTGGCGGAGGGCTTGGACGTGCCGGTGCCCACCCTGTCCGACCACTGGCGGATCCTGCGCGAGGCGGGCGTCATCACCATCACCGCCGACGGCCGCCACCGCCGCGCCCGAGTGCGCGCGGAAGACCTGGACGACCGCTTCCCCGGCCTCCTGGCCGCCGTCCTCCGGCCGGGCGAGCCCCGATAG